agtaaggctagcgaTCTGCTTCCccagtactttaaatatgatgctcgcaacaatcagagcaaaatgccccggccctttggaggtgatggagtcccacctctaactgacaaaccagggtctcctaagatatgacttggcaaacaaatggtaatgagatggggagctattaatatcagtgggggctactctgggaagaaggtagagctggcagaggctgcaagtaagatggggctggacgttttagctgttagtgacattcgggtaaggggtgagaaagaagaggaagtgggagaatacaaggtctacctgtcaggagtcaaagcaggaatagcacaatggggtgtagggctttacatcaggaaagaaatggaacccagcgtagttgcagtaaggtatgtaaacgaacgactgatgtggatagatttgacattgtctagcaagaaaattaggattgtgtcagtatattcgcattgtgaagagacagatcaagataagatggatagtttttatgaggcactcagtgatgtagttgttagagtaaaggacaaggacagtgttctgctcatgggtggttttaatgccaggattggaaatcgaacagaagggtatgaaaaggttatgggtaaatttggagaggatatggaggccaacaggaacgggaaacaactcttggatttctgtgccagtatggacttagtaatcacaaattccttttttaaacataagaacattcaacaggatacttgggaaggcaggggaaccagttctgtcattgactatataataactgatcaggaattcaggaaggctgtgagggacacacgtgtattcaggggattctttgatgacactgatcattatttaatctgcagtgaaattgggattgtgaggccgaaagtgcaggaggtcaggtccatatgtaggaggataagagtggagaaacttcaggataaggaaatcaggcacaagtacataacagcgatctcagaaagatactagttagttgaatgtagtcaattacagtcattggaaaaggaatggacaaggtacagggacggggacacagtactagaagtgactaaagaatgtcttggaagagtagtgtgtaaaagtaggatgaagcaaacagcttggtggaatgacacagtcaaggcagcctgtaaaaggaaaaagaaggcgtatcaaaaatggttacatactagaactcaggtagacagagaaagttatgttgaagaaagaaacaaagccaaacagataattgcagcatccaagaagaaatcttgggaagactttggaaacaggttggagactatgggtcaagctgctggaaaaccgttctggagtgtaattagcagtcttcgaaagggaggtaagaaggaaatgacaagtattttggacaggttggGAAAACTGccagtgaatcctgtggatgccttgggcagatggagggaatattttgaagagttgctcaatgtaggtgaaattacgatcagcaatgtttcagatttcgaggtagaatgggataggaatgatgatggaaataggatctcatttgaggaagtggagaaaatggtcaatagattgcagtgcaataaagcagctggggtggatgaaattaagtcggaactcatcaaatacagtggaatgtcaggtcttaaatggctacacaggataattgaaatggcctgggagacaggacaggttccatcagactggacaaaagcagaaatcacaccaatctttaaacatggaaacagaaaagattgtagcaactacagaggtatctctttaatcagcgttgtgggtaaaatcttctcaggtattgttgaaaggaaagtgcgagtattagttgaggaccaattggatgaaaatcagtgtgggtttaggcctcttagaggttgtcaagaccagatctttagcttacggcaaataatggagaagtgttatgagtgcaacagggaattgtatctatgctttatagatctagaaaaggcatatgaccgggttcctaggaggaagttattgtctgttctacgagattatggaataggaggcaaacttttgcaagcaattaaaggtctttacatggatagtcaggcagcagttagagttgacagtaaattgagttcatggttcaggatagtttcaggggtaagacaaggctgcaacctgtctccactgttgttcatattatttatggatcatatgttgaaaacaatagactggctgggtgagattaagatatgtgaacacaaaataagcagtcttgcatatgcggatgacttagttgtgatggcagattcgattgca
This genomic stretch from Schistocerca cancellata isolate TAMUIC-IGC-003103 chromosome 5, iqSchCanc2.1, whole genome shotgun sequence harbors:
- the LOC126188519 gene encoding craniofacial development protein 2-like; this encodes MVMRWGAINISGGYSGKKVELAEAASKMGLDVLAVSDIRVRGEKEEEVGEYKVYLSGVKAGIAQWGVGLYIRKEMEPSVVAVRYVNERLMWIDLTLSSKKIRIVSVYSHCEETDQDKMDSFYEALSDVVVRVKDKDSVLLMGGFNARIGNRTEGYEKVMGKFGEDMEANRNGKQLLDFCASMDLVITNSFFKHKNIQQDTWEGRGTSSVIDYIITDQEFRKAVRDTRVFRGFFDDTDHYLICSEIGIVRPKVQENHLPLEMRTTVIEVAAERQLTV